ATCTATGTTCCTGGATTATGTCTTTGTATACTTGGACTAGTGTTTGCAGCAGTGTTGATTGCCACATTGCTTAAAAACAATCCAGCTGCCAGATTGCATCTTCAATTCGAGTTCAGAAATTGAATTGGACATCAAAAAAATTCAACACTGAACTGGCCACAACGTTCCAAGCAAACCTTCATTCTTGAGTTTATTGAAAATTGCAACTTTATTGAAAATGAAACAAGATATTTGAATGATGCACACATGGAAATACACTGTAGTACAATGTAATAATGTGTCTTTGATATCATCAGAGTATGCGGGACAGGACAGACTTTATGAACGCTCGGAGTCTCCTATGTCCAACGGCGAGGATGATGGGCGACAGCGCGATGAAGGTGATGTTCCCGATGCGTGCCACGATGAGCAGGAACTCCGTTGAAGAGCCGCGGTTATAGTTGAAGTAATTGACAGAGATGATACTGGTGCCCCATGACAATATGAAGAGGATATTGAGAGCCAAGATCACCTGAACAAACACAGAGAGTTAACTTCTGTTATTaccattagggttagggttagagttagggtcaGGGACATTCTTGATTGACTACAATTTCCCTCTAATTTTAAGGGAAGTTGCTGGTGTAGGTTACGGTTGGGGTATTTCCTCTGCTGAAGAGCAGCATGAATGTCCATGCTGGTTTATGCAAATTTGGTGCTGGTCTTAGTAGTTTATCTGGCAAAGAAGGAAAGAACATTAGCACACCATcatctaaaaaactaaatatgcagGTGAGCATCCATGGACTTGTTGACACAGGACCACATCCTACTCAAGGTGATCATGGGTGACCACCAAGTAGGGCTTGTTTATGGATCAGCGTCTTTATTGGTCATTTATTGGTTCCACCAACCAATCAGGTTTTAGGTTTCCAAAAGAGGtccccattctcttgcattgtatggacctacggagctgaaatattcttcttaaaatcttaatttgtgttctgcagaagaaagaaagttacacacatctgggatggcataagggtgagtaaatgatgaggtgaactattactttaaggttTGTGTTGGGGCTTTGATAACATTCTTATCAGCTTATCTTTTCCCACTTGTCATGGTATGTTTGATAAGAAtcttgttccaggaccaacaaaagaTACTGATGCAAGGACTTGGCAAAATCACAGTTACCGGCTGTGCTCACCTTAGCCGCCCGTCTCTCTGCAGGGATGCGGCTGATGACCGGTGCGTCCTGGCTCTTGTTGCCGGAGTTCCGCGTGTGTCCGTGGCCATACAGTGTCACCAGGGAGCCCAGGTTTGTGATGCTCATTAGGCAGATTGGAAATACCTCATGGATCACCATGGAGGATGTGGCGAAGGTCAGGCCACTGTAGGTTGACGGAAAGTTCCAGATGCAGCCCAGCAGTGGCCGGGTGGTGCTGCTCACCAACATCAATGTCTGGAGAGAGAGATAGGAGAGGTCGAAGGTTAAACAAAGGGGACACAGGTTTAATTTGGTCTGTTGTGTCTGAAAGACCGATAGATAACAGACAGACCTCAGTGGAGTTCTCGTCTCCTTTCTTGGAGAAGATAAACGCTGGAATCGAGTAGATCAGATTGAGACTCCAGATGAGGAAAAACCCGAGTATGAGGGATTTTGGGAGCCCGCGTGGGCCATGAAGGTTGACGATGGGTGGAGCGACCCGACGCAGTGTTTGAAAATGAAACGCACTGAGAAAGAATGTCGACCACACGTTTGCAGATCGGAGCCAAACCCAGACACCCATCATGAAACGACACCAGTCTTTATCAATGAACACCTGTGAGGAAACAGAGAAAGTTATTGACACCAAAGAACGTGTCTTATGTAAATACCCCATCTAAGAAATGTGTCTGATCGGGGTCAGGTGAACATGAAACCTTCAAGACAGTTTAGTTGACAAGTCATTCAGGCAACCTACTGGCaaactgattttaaaaatatgtatttttgcaaATCCCTGCCATCCATGATTCAAGAAATCCATCCTACCAACCATCCATCTTTCTGTCATCTAAGCATTCATAAATTATTCATCCATCCttcaaacatccatccatcattcatccattcatctggTTTGATGTAGGTCATTCCAACGTACCTCCACTCCCAGGTCAGTAATCACCAGAAGAGTGTTCCTCACCAATGACACCATCAGGTTGGAGAAAGCCATGTTGACCAGGATCACATCAGAACTGCGGACGGCTCCCGGCTCTCGCAGAATACTTTCCCCGACCACTCCGATGAGCGTAGAATTACCGACATTCCCCAACATCACCAGAAAGATGTAGATGATCATGTAGAGCAGTGATGAAGGTGTACGCTGAGCAGCAGTAATGGCTTTACCTTGAGCGGCCATGTTTCACCCAATCACTCATCAGCCGAGTGTTCAGAAACAAGATTTTATCAGGACGTCCTCAGACATTAAAATTGCTTCCTCCCCACTTATCCCTCCTTAACCGTCCCCCCCAACCACCCCCCTTTATTACCATGGTTACCAAATATACATAAGGACAAAGCATCATCAGCTGCATTCAAGTCCTGCAGTCATAGGAGAAAATACCCCGAAATACAGGTGACATTCCACCAGAGATGCGTATATATGTGAGCTGAACATACGTCATCACACCTGAGGGATTAGCTGGAGTGGTTTCGTGTAAGATCGCACACGTGATCCTGACAATTAAAAGAGCTGTTGTGCTAACGAGGACTCGAGTTCGAATCCTGACCgtattccctctctctctctcacttaccTGTCAACTTCTACGGGGCCAACAACTGACCAAATGTTTTTGTACAAGCTgccaattaaacatttaaaataaaaacatttataatgaaaAGAATAAGTAGAAAATGATGTGGTAAAATAAGAAAGACTGCACAGCATGCAATAAACCTAgaacatataaatgtataaagtGGTGTGTGCTTGTGGTGTACCAGAACAATGACACTAACTTTGTCTGAGTGGTATATCAAAGCGAACAACCAATTTAAAGCCATTAAAAGGTGTTAAAAATTAACCCCACCAGGTTCATTAAATTCTGGCTCGTTAGCAGCCTAATTCATTAGTGATCCCACAGAGTGTGTTAAATCCAAACAAATTCTTCACATCTCTAGGGTATTCCACAAAACAGGCTCCGTTTGTGTTCCTCctttacactttataataaggagGTAAACAATGTGTAGCTCCAGGCAGATAACAGTTATCAAAATACTCCCATTTCATTTAAACCCTTTTCGGAAGGACATTAGATTTATTGCAGCGTAATGCATAATACTTTATCCAGGTAGTTTCGTTCATTGATATAAAAGGGTTCATGGTTGGTTGTGGTGCCCACCTGATGGCATGAAATGAATAAATCCATAAATGATGCAGACAGTTTGTGTCTTATGTCCACATAGTGTCTCTCAAACGATTTACAGTAGAAGAACCACTTTAACAAGATCTGAGgtgtttacatttctgcatttggcagatgcttttatccaaagcgacttacagtgcacttattacagggacaatccccccggagcaacctggagttaaatgccttgctcaaggacacaatggtggtgactgtggggatcaaaccagcaaccttctgagtaccaatgtattatacagagcacttattacagggacaatccccccggagcaacctggagttaagtgtcttactcaaggacacaatggtggtgactgtggggatcaaaccagcaaccttctgattaccaatgtattatacagagcacttattacagggacaatccccccggagcaacctggagttaagtgtcttactcaaggacacaatggtggtgactgtggggatcaaaccagcaaccttctgattaccaatgtattatacagagcacttattacagggacaatccccccagagcaacctggagttaagtgtcttactcaaggacacaatggtggtgactgtggggatcaaaccagcaaccttctgattaccagttatgtgcacttattacagggacaatccccccggagcaacctggagttaagtgccttactcaaggacacaatggtggtgactgtggggatcaaaccagcaaccttctgagtaccaatgtattatacagagcacttattacagagacaatccccccggagcaacctggagttaagtgtcttactcaaggacacaatggtggtgactgtggggatcaaaccagcaaccttctgagtaccaatgtattatacagagcacttattacagggacaatccccccggagcaacctggagttaagtgtcttactcaaggacacaatggtggtgcctgtgggggTGGAAGATACCAGTTCTacgctttagaccactacgccaaaAGGATATTTTCTgagcagtaaatgtgatctgaggtaaagagggttagatttaaaatatttaaacattttaaaatgttcaaaagctggtTTTCTCAAAGTGaactcattggacaaatagttctgatagtttatagtcttgagaaaagtctagaacattctgagaaagtCTTTAAGCCTACAGAACACGGTAAAGctcatttaagtttgtgtaaagaaaaggcaaatataggtctaaaaatattatagttttcgtttggtaattaataattttatttaatgctttgttcatttggtaatttatttaggcttaatttaatacaggtatttatattttcagaagtATAAACAATAATTCTGTAGAATTGGGCTATATCGTCCAAAAAATaacactgaagcttttctcctaatattgtgtatttatttaataattccaTGACTGTTAttctgaatggtgtggaaaagcacatttaataaataaacggatgtctaccgcgattaaattaatcataaacagtggccattcatttgttctccttgcacttatcgatgaccggtgcatgatacgagatatttgtgttgcactcctggagATGTTCTGTTAcggttagggttatgttatggttatgttatggttatgttagggttatgttaggattatgttaggattatgttaggattatgttatggttatgttagggttatgttatggttatgttatggttatgttagggttatgttaggattatgttagggttatgttatggttatgttagggttatactagggttatgttagggttatgttagggttatgttatggttatgttaggattatgttaggattatgttaggattatgttatggttatgttagggttatgttatggttatgttatggttatgttagggttatgttaggattatgttagggttatgttatggttatgttagggttatactagggttatgttagggttatgttagggttatgttaggattatgttaggattatgttatggttatgttagggttatactagggttatgttagggttatgttagggttatgttaggattatgttaggattatgttatggttatgttagggttatactagggttatgttagggttatgttagggttatgttaggattatgttaggattatgttaggattatgttaggattatgttaaggttatgttaggattatgttagggttattttagggttaggattatgttagggttatgttatggttatgttagggttatactagggttatgttagggttatgttagggttatgttaggattatgttaggattatgttatggttatgttagggttatactagggttatgttagggttatgttagggttatgttaggattatgttaggattatgttatggttatgttagggttatactagggttatgttagggttatgttaggattatgttaggattatgttaggattatgttaggattatgttaaggttatgttagggttatgttaggattatgttagggttattttagggttatgctagggttatgttaggattatgttaggattatgttaggattatgttagggttatgttagggttatgttaggattatgttagggttatgctagggttatgttagggttatgttaggattatgttaggattatgttaggattatgttagggttatgttagggttatgctagggttatgttaggattatgttaggattatgttaggattatgttagggttatgttagggttatgttaggattatgttaggattatgttaggattatgttagggttatgttagggttatgttaggattatgttagggttattttagggttatgctagggttatgttaggattatgttaggattatgttagggttatgttagggttatgttaggattatgttaggattatgttagggttatgttaggattatgttagggttatgctagggttatgttaggattatgttaggattatgttagggttatgttaggattatgttagggttatgttagggttatgttagggttatgttatcattatgttagggttatgttaggattatgttaggattatgttaggattatgttagggttatgttagggttattttagggttatgctagggttatgttaggattatgttaggattatgttaggattatgttagggttatgttagggttatgctagggttatgttaggattatgttagggttatgttagggttatgctagggttatgttaggattatcttagggttatgttagggttatgttagggttatgttatggtAATGTTATGTATATGGATATGTTATGGATATGATAgggttatgttatgtttatgttagggttatgttatggatatggttatgttatggatatgatagggttatgttagggttatgttatggaTATGGTTATATTATGGTTATGTAATGGTTATGTTATGGATAGGGttttgttagggttatgttatgggtatggttatgttagggttatgttatgggtatggttatgttatggatatggctatgttatggttatgtaatggttatgttatggatagggtttgttagggttatgttatgggTATGGTTATGTTATGGATATGATAGGGTTATGTTATGGATATGGTTAAGAATATGGTTATGTTATGGTTATGTTATGGATATGTTAGGGTTATGCTATGGATATGGTTATGTTATGGTTATGTAATGGATATGGTTATGTTATGGATATGATAGGGTTATGTTATTGATATGGTTATGTTATGGTTATGTAATGGTTATGTTATGGATAGTGttttgttagggttatgttatgggtatggttatgttatggatatgatagggttatgttatggatattataggattatgttagggttatgttatgaATATGGTTATGTTATGGTTACGTAATGGATATGGTTATGTTATGGATATGATAGGGTTATGTTATGGATATGGTTATGTTATGGTTATGTAATGGTTATGTTATGGATAGGGttttgttagggttatgttatgggtatggttatgttatggatatgatagggttatgttaggattatgttaggattatgttaggattatgttaggattatgttagggttatgttagggttatgttaggattatgttagggttatgctagggttatgttaggattatgttagggttatgttaggattatgttaggattatgttaggattatgttaggattatgttagggttatgttagggttatgttaggattatgttagggttatgctagggttatgttaggattatgttaggattatgttaggattatgttaggattatgttagggttatgttagggttatgttaggattatgttagggttattttagggttatgctagggttatgttaggattatgttaggattatgttagggttatgttagggttatgttaggattatgttagggttatgttagggttatgttaggattatgttagggttatgttaggattatgttagggttatgttaggattatgttagggttatgttagggttatgttatcgttatgttaggattatgttaggattatgttaggattatgttagggttatgttagggttattttagggttatgctagggttaggttaggattatgttaggattatgttaggattatgttagggttatgttagggttatgttagggttatgttatcattatgttagggttatgttagggttatgttaggattatgttagggttattttagggttatgctagggttatgttagggttatgttaggattatgttagggttatgctagggttatgttagggttatgttaggattatgttaggattatgttaggattatgttagggttatgttagggttatgctagggttatgttaggattatgttaggattatgttaggattatgttagggttatgttagggttatgttaggattatgttaggattatgttaggattatgttagggttatgttagggttatgttaggattatgttagggttattttagggttatgctagggttatgttaggattatgttaggattatgttagggttatgttaggattatgttaggattatgttagggttatgttaggattatgttagggttatgctagggttatgttaggattatgttaggattatgttagggttatgttaggattatgttaggttatgttagggttatgttagggttatgttatcattatgttagggttatgttaggattatgttaggattatgttaggattatgttagggttatgttagggttattttagggttatgctagggttatgttaggattatgttaggattatgttaggattatgttagggttatgttagggttatgctagggttatgttaggattatgttagggttatgttagggttatgctagggttatgttaggattatcttagggttatgttagggttatgttagggttatgttatggtAATGTTATGTATATGGATATGTTATGGATATGATAgggttatgttatgtttatgttagggttatgttatggatatggttatgttatggatatgatagggttatgttagggttatgttatggaTATGGTTATATTATGGTTATGTAATGGTTATGTTATGGATAGGGttttgttagggttatgttatgggtatggttatgttagggttatgttatgggtatggttatgttatggatatggctatgttatggttatgtaatggttatgttatggatagggtttgttagggttatgttatgggTATGGTTATGTTATGGATATGATAGGGTTATGTTATGGATATGGTTAAGAATATGGTTATGTTATGGTTATGTTATGGATATGTTAGGGTTATGCTATGGATATGGTTATGTTATGGTTATGTAATGGATATGGTTATGTTATGGATATGATAGGGTTATGTTATTGATATGGTTATGTTATGGTTATGTAATGGTTATGTTATGGATAGTGttttgttagggttatgttatgggtatggttatgttatggatatgatagggttatgttatggatattataggattatgttagggttatgttatgaATATGGTTATGTTATGGTTACGTAATGGATATGGTTATGTTATGGATATGATAGGGTTATGTTATGGATATGGTTATGTTATGGTTATGTAATGGTTATGTTATGGATAGGGttttgttagggttatgttatgggtatggttatgttatggatatgatagggttatgttaggattatgttaggattatgttaggattatgttaggattatgttagggttatgttagggttatgttaggattatgttagggttatgctagggttatgttaggattatgttagggttatgttaggattatgttaggattatgttaggattatgttaggattatgttagggttatgttagggttatgttaggattatgttagggttatgctagggttatgttaggattatgttaggattatgttaggattatgttaggattatgttagggttatgttagggttatgttaggattatgttagggttattttagggttatgctagggttatgttaggattatgttaggattatgttagggttatgttagggttatgttaggattatgttagggttatgttagggttatgttaggattatgttagggttatgttaggattatgttagggttatgttaggattatgttagggttatgttaggttatgttatcgctatgttaggattatgttaggattatgttaggattatgttagggttatgttagggttattttagggttatgctagggttaggttaggattatgttaggattatgttaggattatgttagggttatgttagggttatgttagggttatgttatcattatgttagggttatgttaggattatgttaggattatgttaggattatgttagggttatgttagggttattttagggttatgctagggttatgttaggattatgttaggattatgttaggattatgttagggttatgttagggttatgctagggttatgttaggattatgttagggttatgttagggttatgctagggttatgttaggattatcttagggttatgttagggttatgttagggttatgttatggtAATGTTATGTATATGGATATGTTATGGATATGATAgggttatgttatgtttatgttagggttatgttatggatatggttatgttatggatatgatagggttatgttagggttatgttatggaTATGGTTATATTATGGTTATGTAATGGTTATGTTATGGATAGGGttttgttagggttatgttatgggtatggttatgttagggttatgttatgggtatggttatgttatggatatggctatgttatggttatgtaatggttatg
This region of Xyrauchen texanus isolate HMW12.3.18 chromosome 48, RBS_HiC_50CHRs, whole genome shotgun sequence genomic DNA includes:
- the LOC127639446 gene encoding olfactory receptor class A-like protein 4, producing the protein MAAQGKAITAAQRTPSSLLYMIIYIFLVMLGNVGNSTLIGVVGESILREPGAVRSSDVILVNMAFSNLMVSLVRNTLLVITDLGVEVFIDKDWCRFMMGVWVWLRSANVWSTFFLSAFHFQTLRRVAPPIVNLHGPRGLPKSLILGFFLIWSLNLIYSIPAFIFSKKGDENSTETLMLVSSTTRPLLGCIWNFPSTYSGLTFATSSMVIHEVFPICLMSITNLGSLVTLYGHGHTRNSGNKSQDAPVISRIPAERRAAKVILALNILFILSWGTSIISVNYFNYNRGSSTEFLLIVARIGNITFIALSPIILAVGHRRLRAFIKSVLSRIL